The Denitrificimonas caeni genome has a segment encoding these proteins:
- a CDS encoding DUF2058 domain-containing protein — translation MSLSLRDQMLKAGLVNEKQVKQATKEQKRQQRLEKKGAVEVDETQRQAALKAMAEKQKRDQELNRQQQEKVERKAQVAQIRQLIETSRLPKLDTEDYYNFVDHKKVKRIAVNDMVRNKLSSGSLAIVKHGGGYEIIPREAALKIQERDERRIVLLNVVSAEVEQEDDPYAAYQIPDDLMW, via the coding sequence ATGAGTTTATCTTTGCGCGATCAGATGCTTAAAGCCGGGCTGGTCAATGAAAAACAAGTTAAGCAAGCCACTAAAGAACAGAAAAGGCAGCAGCGCCTAGAAAAAAAGGGTGCGGTTGAAGTCGATGAAACACAACGCCAAGCTGCTTTAAAAGCGATGGCGGAAAAACAAAAGCGTGACCAAGAGCTTAACCGTCAACAACAAGAGAAGGTTGAGCGTAAGGCGCAAGTTGCACAAATACGCCAACTGATTGAAACTTCGCGCTTACCTAAGCTGGATACTGAAGATTATTATAACTTTGTTGATCATAAAAAAGTTAAACGCATTGCGGTCAATGACATGGTGCGCAATAAGCTTAGTAGCGGCAGTTTAGCCATTGTGAAGCACGGTGGTGGCTATGAAATTATTCCTCGCGAAGCCGCGCTGAAAATTCAAGAGCGTGATGAGCGCCGTATTGTTTTGCTCAATGTGGTCAGTGCCGAGGTTGAGCAAGAGGATGATCCTTATGCAGCCTATCAGATTCCTGATGATTTAATGTGGTAA
- a CDS encoding alpha-2-macroglobulin family protein — MWRNGLLGMLMVLILAACDSSEQESTQAAPPVANSAQTTSSAVVQDPAVLALQYKDQVLQVLDVSELEENGASVLSLTFSVPLQEGQNFAQKIHAVDSKSGKLDGAWELSEDLLELRLRHIPPQRNLIISVDKGLLAFNQTQLSQDFSAKLKTRDLQPSVGFASRGSLLPAEFSQGLPVLALNVEHVDVEFFRIKPAALPEFLAQWGRNQSLELWQAQALLTLAELAHTARFELKPALNTRETLQLPIKPIKALNEAGVYLAVMREAGSYNYSQPATVFSVSDIAVSAHRFQQQLDVFAQALSNGLPLEAIELQVLDKKGQVLATGKTDKQGHAQLPITDKANLLLAQHGQHTSFLHLNSASLDLAEFSIAGPVGQALQFFVFGPRDLYRPGETVLLNGLLRDADGQQVAAQPIKVEVRRPDQQISREFVWQADDKGLYQYQLPIGANAPTGRWQLLLDLGGGIKQVYDILVEDFLPERLALELHAEPAPIKPQAALQVAVEGRYLYGAPAAGNRITGQLYVRPLREAVSSLPGFQFGVVSDDEALKQEIDLDELVLDEEGHAQIKIDSQWPESKSPLNLIVQASILESAGRPVTRRVVQAVWPAPELPGIRGIFQGEEVDADSQPEFELVLTNPQGDKLAAEQLKVRLIRERRDYYWNYSDSSGWSNNYNKKLLTVSEQTVNIEAGTSAKVSFPVQWGPYRVEVEDPRTKMVSSLGFWAGYAQQDNASGGAVRPDQVKLALDKPAYANGETARVTINAPAAGSGYLLVESAAGPLWWQPLNVPKEGATVDIPIANDWLRHDLYISALVVRPGERQAQITPKRAVGLLHLPLQRTDRQLALTLQAPERMRPGQPLTVKLKAQAADGQPAGQPVQALLSAVDVGILNITNFAAPDPFAEFFARKGYSVDQFDVYGQLIEAGNGRLARMLFGGDADLAAGGKRPQTNVNIVALQSQAVTLDAQGEAEITLAIPDFNGRLRLTAQAWTDNQFGMAEQPIEVAAPLVAELSAPRFLAGGDHSQVALDLHNLTDQAQTVAVQLSSNGLLALANYAEPLQVQLAAKERKILDLPISALPGYGVGELRLQVDGMQLPDETLAPLTRSWTLGVRPAYPAQSRSYQAVINAEQEWQLPPEALAGYQRGGLEALLSVSSRPPLNIAEHLRALDAYPYGCSEQTTSGLLASLYINDAQLDGVRVSSDTPEHRRQQIELGIERLLAMQRYNGSFAMWNAEGSEQYWPTVYVTDFLLRAREQGFAVPPAALKSAQERLLRYLQEGYLIDSDYTQAPESTRFAVQAYAGFVLARDKNAPLGALRSLFERRQDARSGLPLVHLALALQWMGDAPKAEQALHAGLSVQRSDELYMADYGSELRDQAQILALLQEHDLAESEQVKRMFALADSLNTRSWLSTQERNALFMAARAQLRTADSSWQAQLQSGEQSISLSAQHSQLLLAEQQLQQGLTLSTANSKDLYQRLQLSGYPSQAPAAGGHVLSIERQYLDTKGQLLNINTLRSGDLVVVHLAVRATETVPDALVVDLLPAGLELENQNLAQSSASLTEASSALRDWQQAMQNADIVHQEYRDDRYVAALAVPARQVKHLLYLARAVTPGRYVVPPAQVESMYRPEWQAYSATPEWMQVSKH, encoded by the coding sequence ATGTGGCGCAATGGACTTCTGGGTATGCTGATGGTTTTAATACTGGCCGCCTGTGATTCAAGTGAGCAGGAGAGCACTCAAGCAGCGCCACCAGTCGCCAACAGCGCTCAAACTACCAGCAGCGCAGTAGTGCAAGATCCCGCCGTCTTAGCGCTGCAGTATAAAGATCAAGTACTGCAGGTTTTAGATGTGTCTGAGCTTGAAGAAAACGGTGCGAGCGTCTTGAGCTTAACCTTCTCTGTGCCACTGCAAGAAGGACAAAACTTTGCCCAAAAAATCCATGCTGTTGACAGTAAAAGTGGCAAGCTCGATGGTGCTTGGGAATTGAGTGAGGACTTATTAGAGTTACGCTTGCGCCATATTCCACCGCAGCGCAACCTAATCATCAGTGTTGATAAGGGCTTGCTCGCCTTTAACCAGACCCAGCTAAGCCAAGATTTCAGTGCCAAACTTAAAACCCGAGATTTGCAACCTTCTGTGGGCTTTGCCAGTCGCGGCTCGTTATTGCCGGCTGAGTTCAGCCAAGGCTTGCCGGTGCTGGCGCTCAATGTTGAGCATGTGGATGTTGAGTTTTTCCGTATTAAACCCGCGGCCTTGCCTGAGTTTTTAGCGCAATGGGGACGAAATCAAAGCTTGGAGTTGTGGCAGGCGCAAGCATTACTGACCTTAGCAGAGCTTGCGCACACGGCGCGCTTTGAATTAAAGCCTGCGCTCAATACCCGTGAAACGCTACAGCTGCCGATTAAACCGATTAAAGCGCTGAACGAGGCGGGCGTTTATCTTGCGGTAATGCGCGAAGCCGGTAGCTATAATTATTCACAGCCGGCCACAGTGTTTTCGGTCAGTGATATTGCCGTGTCTGCGCATCGTTTTCAGCAGCAATTGGATGTGTTTGCGCAAGCCCTTTCCAATGGCTTGCCCTTGGAAGCCATTGAACTGCAAGTTTTAGATAAGAAAGGGCAAGTCTTAGCCACGGGTAAAACGGATAAGCAAGGCCATGCGCAGTTGCCGATTACCGATAAAGCTAATCTTTTGCTCGCTCAGCATGGTCAGCACACCAGCTTTTTACATTTAAACAGTGCCAGTCTAGATTTGGCTGAGTTTTCTATTGCCGGGCCTGTCGGGCAGGCGTTGCAGTTTTTTGTCTTTGGTCCACGTGATCTCTACCGTCCCGGTGAAACTGTTCTGCTCAATGGTTTGTTGCGTGATGCCGACGGCCAGCAGGTCGCGGCGCAACCGATTAAAGTTGAAGTGCGCCGTCCTGACCAACAAATCAGTCGTGAGTTTGTGTGGCAGGCGGATGACAAAGGTTTGTATCAATACCAGCTGCCGATTGGTGCCAATGCGCCGACGGGTCGTTGGCAGTTATTGCTCGACTTAGGCGGTGGTATTAAGCAGGTCTACGACATTTTAGTCGAAGACTTCTTGCCTGAGCGTTTGGCCCTTGAATTACACGCCGAGCCTGCGCCGATTAAACCGCAAGCTGCATTGCAAGTGGCGGTGGAGGGTCGTTATTTATATGGCGCACCGGCTGCGGGTAATCGCATCACCGGTCAACTGTATGTACGGCCTTTGCGCGAAGCGGTCAGCAGTTTGCCAGGCTTTCAGTTTGGGGTGGTCAGCGATGATGAAGCGCTTAAACAAGAAATTGATTTGGATGAACTGGTCCTTGATGAAGAGGGTCACGCCCAAATCAAAATTGACAGCCAATGGCCAGAGAGCAAATCACCACTGAATTTGATTGTACAGGCCAGTATTTTGGAGTCCGCCGGCCGTCCAGTCACGCGCCGTGTTGTGCAAGCGGTGTGGCCAGCGCCTGAGTTGCCAGGTATTCGTGGTATTTTTCAAGGTGAAGAAGTGGATGCCGACAGCCAGCCAGAATTTGAGCTGGTCCTGACTAATCCACAAGGTGATAAGTTGGCTGCTGAGCAACTAAAAGTGCGTTTGATTCGCGAGCGTCGTGATTACTATTGGAATTATTCTGATAGCAGTGGTTGGAGCAATAACTATAATAAAAAGCTGCTGACGGTCAGTGAGCAAACGGTCAATATCGAAGCGGGCACTAGCGCTAAAGTGAGCTTCCCGGTGCAATGGGGACCTTACCGTGTTGAGGTAGAAGATCCGCGCACTAAAATGGTCAGTAGCTTGGGTTTTTGGGCCGGCTACGCGCAGCAAGATAATGCCTCAGGTGGCGCTGTGCGCCCTGATCAGGTCAAGTTAGCGCTGGATAAACCGGCTTACGCCAATGGCGAGACCGCGCGCGTCACCATCAATGCTCCGGCGGCGGGTAGTGGTTATTTATTGGTTGAGTCCGCTGCAGGACCGCTCTGGTGGCAGCCACTGAATGTGCCGAAAGAAGGCGCTACGGTAGATATCCCTATTGCTAATGATTGGTTGCGCCATGATTTATACATCAGTGCACTGGTGGTGCGCCCCGGTGAGCGCCAAGCGCAAATTACGCCCAAACGTGCCGTGGGCTTACTGCATTTACCTTTGCAGCGCACCGATCGGCAGTTAGCGCTGACCTTGCAAGCGCCAGAGCGGATGCGTCCGGGTCAACCTTTGACCGTTAAACTCAAAGCGCAAGCGGCTGATGGACAACCTGCTGGGCAACCCGTGCAGGCGCTGTTGTCGGCGGTGGATGTGGGGATTTTAAACATCACCAACTTTGCTGCGCCGGATCCTTTTGCCGAGTTTTTTGCCCGCAAAGGCTACAGCGTTGATCAGTTTGATGTGTATGGGCAATTGATTGAAGCAGGTAATGGTCGTTTAGCCCGTATGCTGTTTGGTGGTGATGCGGATTTAGCTGCTGGCGGTAAGCGCCCACAAACCAATGTGAATATTGTCGCGCTGCAAAGTCAGGCGGTGACCCTGGATGCGCAAGGTGAAGCAGAAATCACTTTGGCTATCCCCGACTTCAATGGCCGTTTACGTTTAACCGCGCAAGCGTGGACAGATAATCAGTTTGGTATGGCTGAGCAACCTATTGAGGTGGCCGCACCTTTAGTGGCTGAGCTGTCGGCACCACGCTTTTTAGCCGGAGGTGATCACAGTCAAGTGGCATTGGACTTACACAACCTGACCGATCAGGCGCAAACCGTAGCAGTGCAACTGAGTAGCAATGGTTTGCTGGCGCTGGCTAATTACGCTGAGCCTCTGCAAGTGCAGTTGGCGGCTAAAGAGCGCAAAATCCTTGATCTGCCGATCAGTGCCTTACCGGGTTATGGCGTTGGTGAATTGCGCCTGCAGGTGGATGGCATGCAGTTGCCGGATGAAACCTTAGCGCCGTTAACCCGCAGTTGGACTCTGGGTGTGCGCCCAGCCTATCCCGCGCAAAGTCGCAGTTATCAAGCGGTGATCAACGCTGAGCAAGAGTGGCAGTTGCCGCCAGAAGCTTTAGCGGGCTATCAGCGCGGTGGTCTGGAAGCGCTGCTGAGCGTGTCGAGTCGTCCACCGCTCAATATTGCTGAACATCTGCGCGCCTTAGATGCCTATCCTTATGGCTGTTCAGAGCAAACTACCAGTGGTTTGTTGGCCTCTTTGTACATCAATGATGCGCAGCTTGATGGTGTGCGGGTCAGCAGCGATACGCCAGAGCATCGCCGTCAGCAAATTGAGTTAGGCATTGAGCGCTTATTAGCGATGCAGCGCTACAACGGCAGTTTTGCCATGTGGAATGCTGAAGGCTCCGAGCAGTACTGGCCGACAGTCTATGTCACTGACTTTTTGTTGCGCGCCCGTGAGCAAGGCTTTGCCGTACCGCCAGCTGCGTTGAAATCTGCGCAAGAGCGTTTGCTGCGTTACCTGCAAGAAGGCTACTTAATTGACAGTGATTACACGCAAGCGCCAGAAAGCACTCGTTTTGCTGTACAAGCTTATGCAGGCTTTGTCTTGGCGCGCGATAAAAATGCACCTTTAGGCGCTTTACGCAGTCTGTTTGAGCGTCGTCAGGATGCGCGTTCGGGCTTGCCTTTAGTGCATTTGGCCTTAGCGTTACAGTGGATGGGCGACGCGCCAAAAGCTGAGCAAGCCTTGCATGCAGGGTTAAGTGTACAGCGCAGCGATGAGCTGTATATGGCGGATTACGGCAGTGAATTGCGTGATCAGGCGCAAATCTTAGCCTTGCTGCAAGAGCATGATTTAGCTGAGTCTGAGCAGGTTAAGCGGATGTTTGCTTTGGCAGATAGCCTAAACACTCGTAGCTGGTTATCAACACAGGAGCGCAATGCGCTGTTTATGGCGGCGCGCGCGCAGTTGCGTACAGCTGATAGCAGCTGGCAAGCGCAGTTGCAGTCGGGTGAGCAAAGCATCTCACTGTCGGCTCAGCACAGTCAGTTACTCTTGGCTGAGCAGCAGTTGCAACAAGGCCTGACCCTTAGCACCGCCAACAGCAAAGACCTGTACCAGCGTTTACAACTCAGTGGTTACCCAAGCCAAGCACCAGCAGCCGGTGGTCATGTACTCAGTATTGAGCGTCAGTACTTGGACACTAAAGGCCAGCTGTTAAATATCAATACGCTGCGCAGCGGTGATTTAGTTGTGGTGCACTTAGCCGTGCGTGCGACAGAAACTGTGCCAGATGCCTTGGTGGTGGATTTACTGCCTGCCGGTTTAGAGCTTGAAAATCAAAACCTTGCGCAAAGTTCGGCCAGTTTAACTGAAGCCAGCAGTGCTTTACGCGATTGGCAGCAAGCCATGCAAAATGCCGATATCGTCCATCAAGAATACCGTGATGACCGCTATGTGGCTGCGCTGGCAGTGCCGGCACGACAAGTGAAGCATCTGTTGTATTTAGCACGGGCGGTGACCCCAGGGCGTTATGTGGTGCCGCCGGCGCAAGTGGAGTCGATGTACCGTCCTGAATGGCAAGCTTACAGTGCAACGCCTGAGTGGATGCAGGTGAGCAAGCATTAA
- a CDS encoding MATE family efflux transporter, whose product MSTVSRYQRVTIEWRALLKLAVPIIIGQLANTAMGFVDTVMAGRVSPNDLAAVALGNSIWVPIFLLMSGILIATTAKVSYAFGRGAELEMGYLVRQALWLGFALGCGLGVLLWNARPVMEMMGVDPILITPAMGYLQAVACGFPAVAVYLVFRCYSDALGLTRPSMVVGILGLLLNIPLNYIFINGHFGVPAMGGVGCGWATGLVMVFMMLAMFVWIRWAPYYKSSQIFSRWQWPEWSAQKSLLALGIPIGISIFAEASLFSVIALLIGGLGANVVAGHQIALNFSGLVFMIPYSLAMATTVRVGQALGANRPRDARFSAGVAMATGLICACISASFMFIFRDYIARIYTLDAAVLAVATSLIIYSAIFQFSDAIQVTAAGALRGYQDTRITMLITLFSYWGVGLPIGYMLGLTEQLGLAQGPAGLWQGLIVGLSCAALLLGLRLHKIARKQIYAAD is encoded by the coding sequence ATGTCTACTGTTTCCCGCTATCAACGTGTCACCATTGAATGGCGCGCGCTCCTTAAATTGGCCGTCCCTATTATTATTGGCCAGCTGGCCAATACCGCCATGGGTTTTGTCGATACTGTCATGGCTGGACGTGTCAGCCCTAATGATCTAGCTGCAGTGGCGTTGGGTAACTCCATTTGGGTGCCTATTTTTTTATTAATGAGCGGCATTTTAATTGCCACTACCGCCAAAGTGTCCTATGCCTTTGGCCGTGGTGCTGAGTTAGAGATGGGCTACTTAGTCCGTCAAGCTTTGTGGCTCGGTTTTGCCCTTGGTTGTGGCCTGGGCGTACTGCTCTGGAATGCCCGACCCGTCATGGAAATGATGGGCGTTGACCCTATTTTAATCACCCCCGCCATGGGTTACCTACAGGCAGTGGCCTGCGGTTTCCCTGCAGTGGCGGTGTACTTAGTGTTTCGCTGTTATAGCGACGCCTTGGGTCTGACTCGCCCGAGTATGGTCGTGGGTATCTTAGGTTTACTGCTCAATATTCCGCTGAACTACATTTTCATTAATGGTCACTTTGGCGTACCGGCCATGGGCGGTGTCGGTTGCGGCTGGGCCACCGGCTTGGTGATGGTATTTATGATGCTGGCCATGTTTGTTTGGATACGTTGGGCGCCCTACTATAAATCCAGTCAAATCTTCTCGCGCTGGCAATGGCCAGAGTGGTCTGCACAAAAAAGCTTACTGGCACTGGGTATACCTATCGGTATTTCAATTTTTGCCGAAGCCAGCTTATTTTCTGTTATTGCTCTATTAATTGGCGGGCTTGGCGCTAACGTGGTGGCCGGACACCAAATTGCTCTTAACTTTAGCGGTCTAGTGTTTATGATCCCCTACTCCCTAGCGATGGCCACCACTGTTCGCGTTGGCCAAGCACTGGGCGCTAATCGACCACGGGATGCTCGCTTTTCTGCCGGCGTGGCCATGGCAACCGGCTTAATATGCGCCTGCATTTCCGCCAGCTTTATGTTTATATTTCGCGATTATATCGCCCGCATCTACACCCTAGATGCGGCAGTGTTAGCGGTGGCCACCTCGCTGATCATTTACTCAGCTATTTTCCAATTTTCAGATGCCATTCAAGTCACTGCCGCCGGAGCCTTGCGCGGCTATCAGGACACCCGCATCACTATGCTCATCACTTTGTTTTCTTACTGGGGTGTTGGTTTACCAATTGGCTATATGCTTGGACTCACAGAGCAGCTTGGCTTAGCCCAAGGCCCAGCTGGATTATGGCAAGGCTTAATTGTCGGTCTCAGTTGTGCAGCGCTACTGCTTGGTTTGCGCCTACACAAGATAGCCCGCAAGCAGATTTATGCCGCTGACTAA
- the pdxB gene encoding 4-phosphoerythronate dehydrogenase PdxB, with protein MQILADENIPMLEVFARHGQLRRVAGRSLDRAVLGDADVLLVRSVTQVDQALLAGSQVKFVGTCTIGTDHLDVDYLRQENIGWASAPGCNARGVVDYILGALLTLAERDGVELAQRCFGVVGAGQVGERLVQVLRGLGWQVLVCDPPRQQAEGGDYVDLATLLQRCDVISLHTPLTQQGEHPTQHLMGAAQLQVLQQGSWLLNASRGAVIDNQALKHFLQQRPDVRAVLDVWEGEPLVDVELAQRCDIATAHIAGYSLDGKIRGTEQIYQAFCEYFSTPPQTAMCFPEQTLQALLFSGDTSVAEALAVLCRAVYDPRADDAAFRLSLQGDAQMRRAAFDLVRKNYPVRREIPDLQVQLSQPTAALRQMIAALGIVF; from the coding sequence GTGCAGATATTGGCAGATGAAAATATACCTATGCTTGAGGTCTTTGCCCGTCACGGGCAATTGCGTCGCGTTGCCGGACGTAGTTTAGATCGAGCCGTGCTCGGCGATGCTGATGTGCTCTTGGTACGCTCGGTCACGCAGGTGGACCAAGCTTTGCTGGCCGGCTCACAGGTAAAGTTTGTGGGCACTTGCACCATTGGTACCGATCATTTGGACGTGGACTATCTGCGTCAAGAAAATATTGGTTGGGCCAGTGCTCCCGGTTGTAATGCCCGTGGTGTGGTGGATTATATCCTCGGCGCTTTACTCACTTTAGCCGAGCGCGATGGTGTTGAATTGGCGCAGCGCTGTTTCGGTGTGGTTGGGGCGGGGCAAGTAGGGGAGCGGTTAGTGCAGGTCTTGCGGGGTTTGGGTTGGCAGGTCTTAGTCTGTGATCCGCCGCGGCAGCAAGCTGAAGGTGGTGACTATGTGGACTTGGCGACACTGCTACAGCGCTGTGATGTAATCAGCTTGCACACGCCTTTAACTCAGCAGGGCGAGCACCCAACCCAGCACTTAATGGGTGCCGCACAATTGCAGGTTTTACAGCAGGGCAGTTGGCTGCTCAATGCCAGTCGTGGTGCAGTGATCGACAACCAAGCCTTAAAGCATTTTTTACAGCAGCGTCCAGATGTTCGTGCAGTGTTGGATGTGTGGGAGGGTGAGCCACTGGTGGACGTGGAGTTGGCACAGCGCTGTGATATTGCTACAGCGCATATTGCTGGCTATAGCTTAGACGGCAAAATTCGTGGCACTGAGCAAATTTATCAAGCATTTTGCGAGTACTTTTCGACACCGCCGCAAACTGCTATGTGCTTTCCAGAGCAAACCTTGCAGGCGCTGTTGTTTTCTGGGGACACCTCTGTGGCAGAGGCTTTAGCGGTATTGTGCCGCGCAGTGTATGACCCACGCGCTGATGATGCCGCATTTCGCTTAAGTTTACAGGGTGATGCCCAGATGCGCCGCGCTGCTTTTGATTTGGTGCGCAAAAATTACCCTGTGCGCCGTGAGATCCCCGACTTACAGGTGCAGCTGAGTCAACCAACGGCTGCTTTGCGGCAAATGATCGCTGCGCTGGGCATTGTTTTCTAG
- the pyk gene encoding pyruvate kinase → MPTTLRRTKIVATIGPASSSAEVLEQLILAGMDVARLNFSHGNAEEHRARALLIREIAARLNRHVALLGDLQGPKIRIARFTNKQIELQNGDTFRLSITHPRDAGNQAVVGIDYPDLVTDCSVGDDLLLDDGRIVMQVTAVTADALDCRVIIGGQLSDNKGINRRGGGLTAPALTEKDKIDIRLAAELDLDYLAVSFPRDAADMNLARRLCAEANCQAWLVAKIERAEAVMNDDALNGLISASDAVMVARGDLAVEIGDAELVGIQKKIIAAARKQNKAVITATQMMESMIHSPMPTRAEVSDVANAALDYTDAVMLSAETAAGEYPVQAVAAMARVCLGAEKNPIMRRSAHRIGQQFERWDESIALAAMYTANHFPGVKAIIALTESGYTPLVMSRIRSSMPIYAFAPSRQTQARVALFRGVYTVPFDPTDSFSTSVSQAAVEELVKRGIVAEGDWVILTKGDSYHTVGGTNTMKLLHVGHIAA, encoded by the coding sequence ATGCCTACAACTTTGCGCCGTACTAAAATCGTTGCCACCATTGGTCCAGCCAGTAGTTCAGCAGAAGTCCTTGAACAGCTTATCCTAGCGGGCATGGATGTAGCGCGCTTAAACTTCTCCCACGGCAATGCCGAAGAACACCGCGCCCGCGCCTTACTTATTCGTGAAATTGCTGCCCGCCTCAATCGCCATGTGGCGCTACTGGGCGACTTGCAAGGCCCGAAAATCCGTATTGCCCGCTTTACTAATAAGCAAATTGAACTGCAAAACGGTGATACTTTTCGCCTTTCCATTACTCACCCGCGTGACGCAGGGAATCAGGCCGTTGTAGGTATTGATTACCCAGACTTAGTTACCGACTGCAGTGTCGGCGACGACTTACTGCTCGATGATGGCCGCATCGTCATGCAAGTCACTGCGGTAACCGCTGATGCTTTAGATTGCCGCGTGATTATTGGTGGGCAGCTCTCGGACAATAAAGGTATTAACCGTCGCGGCGGTGGTTTAACTGCGCCAGCACTTACCGAAAAAGACAAAATTGATATCCGCTTAGCTGCTGAGTTGGACTTAGATTACTTAGCCGTTTCTTTCCCGCGCGATGCCGCCGATATGAATTTGGCTCGCCGTTTATGTGCAGAAGCAAACTGCCAAGCTTGGCTCGTCGCAAAAATTGAACGCGCCGAAGCGGTCATGAATGATGATGCGCTCAACGGTTTGATCAGCGCCAGCGATGCAGTGATGGTCGCGCGCGGTGATTTAGCCGTCGAAATTGGCGATGCGGAACTGGTTGGTATTCAAAAGAAAATTATTGCTGCGGCGCGCAAGCAAAATAAAGCGGTGATCACCGCCACGCAAATGATGGAATCCATGATTCACAGCCCCATGCCAACCCGTGCAGAAGTGTCCGATGTGGCCAATGCCGCCTTAGACTACACCGATGCGGTGATGCTCTCGGCAGAAACTGCAGCCGGTGAATACCCAGTGCAAGCGGTCGCCGCAATGGCACGGGTGTGCTTAGGTGCTGAAAAAAACCCAATCATGCGCCGTTCTGCTCACCGTATTGGCCAACAGTTTGAACGCTGGGATGAAAGCATTGCTTTAGCAGCAATGTACACTGCGAACCACTTTCCCGGAGTCAAAGCCATTATTGCCTTGACCGAAAGCGGCTACACACCACTGGTGATGTCGCGGATTCGCTCATCGATGCCTATTTACGCCTTTGCCCCATCACGGCAAACTCAGGCTCGAGTGGCGTTATTTAGAGGCGTATACACAGTGCCTTTTGATCCAACCGACTCATTTAGCACCTCAGTCAGCCAAGCTGCGGTTGAAGAGTTGGTCAAACGCGGGATTGTCGCTGAAGGCGACTGGGTGATTCTCACCAAAGGTGACAGTTACCATACGGTCGGCGGTACCAACACCATGAAGCTGTTACATGTGGGCCATATTGCCGCTTAA
- a CDS encoding universal stress protein, protein MELHQLLVVIDPTSGDSQPSLERAAWLAKRSNSAIELLLCEYNSALDGGYFFDGPAQKKARDSLLQNRTKWLEKLAQPLRDNGITVTTEARWGKPLHTMILQRISELKPDMVLRDATTHNLLQRLFFNNTSWQLIRQCPVPLWLVREGEWKGERICAAVDPVHSADTEALLDHKLVKSTLYLAQTLDMQADYMHSYAPLPRTMVFDSELVAAYDQYAERSAKQHRDAFEKLMVNYPVEKANRHLLEGFPEEVIPSFVEERGVDLLVMGAISRSNLENALIGNTAERVLEAVQTDLLVIKPTRPQP, encoded by the coding sequence ATGGAATTGCATCAACTCTTAGTGGTGATTGATCCTACCTCAGGTGACTCTCAACCCTCACTTGAGCGCGCTGCTTGGCTCGCCAAACGCTCAAACTCCGCCATTGAATTATTACTCTGCGAATACAACTCGGCACTCGATGGCGGCTATTTCTTTGATGGCCCAGCACAAAAAAAGGCCCGCGACTCCTTGCTGCAAAACCGCACCAAGTGGTTAGAAAAGTTGGCGCAGCCACTGCGTGATAACGGTATTACCGTGACCACAGAAGCGCGTTGGGGCAAACCTTTGCACACAATGATTTTGCAACGCATCAGTGAGCTTAAGCCTGACATGGTGCTGCGTGATGCCACCACACATAATTTATTACAGCGCCTGTTTTTCAATAACACCTCTTGGCAACTGATCCGCCAATGCCCAGTACCTTTATGGCTGGTGCGTGAAGGCGAATGGAAAGGTGAGCGTATCTGTGCCGCAGTTGACCCAGTCCACAGCGCCGACACTGAAGCCCTACTGGACCACAAGCTGGTTAAATCCACTCTCTACTTAGCGCAGACTTTAGACATGCAGGCTGACTATATGCACAGCTATGCACCACTGCCACGGACCATGGTATTTGATTCCGAGTTAGTTGCCGCTTACGACCAATACGCAGAGCGCAGCGCTAAGCAACACCGTGATGCCTTTGAAAAACTTATGGTTAATTATCCCGTAGAAAAAGCCAACCGGCACTTACTCGAAGGCTTCCCAGAAGAAGTTATTCCAAGCTTTGTCGAGGAGCGCGGCGTAGATTTATTAGTAATGGGGGCGATTTCCCGCAGCAACTTAGAGAACGCGCTAATCGGTAACACCGCAGAGCGTGTTCTGGAAGCGGTGCAAACGGATTTACTGGTAATCAAGCCTACACGCCCACAGCCATAA